From a single Silene latifolia isolate original U9 population chromosome 6, ASM4854445v1, whole genome shotgun sequence genomic region:
- the LOC141586835 gene encoding amino acid transporter AVT3B-like: protein MGFGKNDNEAGSSLNSIKIAREDTPLIAKPKQSSQFKTLANIFIAIVGSGVLGLPYTFKRSGWVFGVVTLFTVALLTYYCMLLLVSTRRKLESSNGYSEINSFGDLGYSVCGSIGRFCVDLMIILSQAGFCVSYLIFVSNTMAHVFSTEVQNQRFLGLTPKKWYLWGCLPFQLGLNSIPTLTHLAPLSIFADIVQIGAMGVVMAKDAVVITRNKPVVEAFQGWNMLFYCVGVCTYAFEGIGMVLPLETETKNKKNFGKTLGISMGMISCLYAAFGAMGYFAFGKETRDIITTNIGTGIVSTLVQLGLCINLFSTFPLMMNPVYEVLERRWSQGSYNIWGRWLMVLAVCLVAFSVPNFADFLSLVGSSVCIALGFVFPCLFHLIVFKDEMGWGRIVAESAVVCIGIVLGVSGTYSSLREIFTPKD from the coding sequence atgggGTTTGGAAAGAATGATAATGAAGCAGGATCAAGTTTAAATTCAATCAAAATCGCAAGAGAAGACACTCCACTTATTGCGAAACCGAAACAATCTTCACAATTCAAGACTTTGGCTAACATATTCATTGCCATTGTAGGTTCCGGCGTTTTAGGCCTTCCTTATACTTTCAAGAGATCAGGTTGGGTATTTGGTGTTGTTACTTTGTTTACTGTTGCTTTGCTTACTTATTATTGCATGTTATTGTTGGTTTCGACGAGGCGAAagcttgaatcttcaaatgggtATTCAGAGATTAACTCTTTTGGTGATTTGGGTTACTCTGTCTGTGGTTCAATTGGTAGGTTTTGTGTTGATTTAATGATCATTTTGTCACAAGCTGGGTTTTGTGTTAGTTACTTGATTTTTGTGTCAAATACTATGGCTCATGTATTCTCTACTGAAGTTCAAAATCAAAGATTTCTTGGTTTAACCCCAAAAAAATGGTATTTATGGGGTTGTTTGCCTTTTCAATTGGGGCTTAATTCAATCCCTACACTGACCCATTTAGCACCTTTGAGTATCTTTGCTGATATTGTACAGATTGGTGCTATGGGTGTTGTCATGGCAAAAGACGCTGTTGTTATAACACGAAATAAGCCAGTTGTTGAAGCATTTCAAGGTTGGAATATGTTGTTTTATTGTGTTGGGGTTTGCACTTATGCCTTTGAAGGGATTGGGATGGTGTTGCCCTTAGAAACCGAGACGAAAAACAAAAAGAATTTTGGCAAAACATTGGGTATTTCAATGGGAATGATATCCTGCTTGTATGCTGCATTTGGTGCAATGGGTTACTTTGCCTTTGGCAAGGAAACAAGGGATATCATTACTACAAATATCGGAACCGGAATTGTAAGCACTTTGGTACAATTAGGACTTTGTATTAACCTATTCTCCACATTCCCATTGATGATGAACCCGGTGTATGAAGTTTTGGAGAGAAGATGGTCTCAAGGTAGCTATAACATATGGGGAAGATGGTTGATGGTGTTGGCAGTGTGTTTGGTTGCATTTTCAGTACCAAATTTCGCCGATTTCTTATCACTAGTTGGAAGTAGTGTGTGTATTGCATTAGGGTTTGTATTCCCTTGCTTGTTCCATTTGATTGTGTTTAAGGATGAGATGGGTTGGGGAAGGATAGTAGCAGAAAGCGCAGTCGTTTGTATTGGCATTGTTTTGGGTGTTTCCGGCACTTACTCGTCTCTTAGGGAAATATTTACTCCCAAAGATTGA
- the LOC141658769 gene encoding protein DETOXIFICATION 16-like, translating into MEELKSERDWLLEAKEANMEENEVGETNSISRVEVFEEAKKQFKLAGPLIAVSILQFCIQLISIMFVGHLGQLPLSSASLGTSFASVTGLYVLLGMSSALETLCGQAYGAKQYSMLGIYTQRAMLVLMLFGIPLAAVWYYTSDILILCHQDHEIAEEAGTFNRWMIPSLFAYGVLQCLNRFLQTQNIVIPMMLTSCITALFHVPLCWALIFKLGLGIKGAALANNISYWINFFLLAIYLRFSPAWLKTWTGFSKETFYDIWSFLKLAIPSALMIGSANDSFGSHSGLVQCGFALVRILVS; encoded by the exons ATGGAAGAGTTAAAATCAGAGAGGGATTGGCTACTCGAAGCAAAAGAAGCTAACATGGAAGAAAATGAAGTGGGAGAGACGAATAGCATTAGTAGAGTTGAGGTGTTCGAGGAAGCAAAGAAACAGTTTAAGCTTGCAGGTCCATTAATAGCAGTTAGCATTTTGCAGTTTTGTATACAACTCATATCCATCATGTTTGTTGGTCATCTTGGACAGTTGCCTCTTTCGAGTGCTTCCCTTGGCACTTCTTTTGCCTCTGTCACTGGATTGTATGTCTTG TTAGGCATGAGTAGTGCATTAGAGACGCTATGTGGGCAAGCCTATGGAGCCAAACAGTATAGCATGCTTGGGATTTATACACAAAGAGCAATGTTAGTCCTCATGCTGTTTGGAATTCCTTTAGCAGCAGTTTGGTACTATACTAGCGATATACTTATTCTTTGTCACCAAGACCATGAGATAGCAGAAGAAGCTGGAACTTTCAACCGATGGATGATCCCGAGCCTTTTCGCATATGGCGTGCTTCAGTGTTTAAACCGATTTCTACAGACTCAAAACATCGTCATCCCCATGATGTTAACTTCCTGTATAACAGCTCTTTTCCATGTACCCTTGTGCTGGGCTCTTATCTTTAAACTTGGACTTGGGATCAAAGGAGCTGCTTTAGCAAATAATATATCGTATTGGATTAACTTCTTTTTGTTGGCTATTTACTTGAGGTTTTCTCCTGCTTGGTTGAAGACTTGGACTGGGTTTTCCAAGGAAACATTCTATGATATATGGAGTTTCCTAAAGCTTGCAATTCCCTCAGCTTTAATGATAGGCTCTGCAAACGATTCCTTTGGGTCACATTCGGGGTTAGTTCAATGTGGTTTTGCGTTAGTCCGCATACTGGTTAGTTAG